A DNA window from Rhinolophus sinicus isolate RSC01 linkage group LG10, ASM3656204v1, whole genome shotgun sequence contains the following coding sequences:
- the LOC109434255 gene encoding transmembrane emp24 domain-containing protein 9 isoform X1: MGRARGLGLSLPLLLGQLLALLGGGGALYLEVRELEEKCFIQEIPDGTVVIASSSLGNYKTELYDPAMEKYQPSPQWINLFVFVKDPENKNLLARQYGPQGSFTFTSQSPGEHQICLHLESIRFSLFYDGKLAIHLDMKLGEHTNDYAEFAAKDKLTQLRLRVQQLVEQVEQIQKEQEYQRWREERFRQTSESTNQRVLWWSILQTLILVATGIWQMQHLKNFFKAKKLV, translated from the exons ATGGGCCGAGCGCGGGGGCTCGGATTGTCCCTGCCGCTGCTGCTGGGGCAGCTGCTGGCGCTGCTGGGCGGCGGCGGCGCGTTGTACCTTGAGGTCCGCGAGCTGGAGGAGAAGTGCTTCATCCAGGAGATCCCCGATGGCACCGTGGTCATAG CTTCGTCTTCATTAGGTAATTACAAGACCGAGCTATACGATCCCGCTATGGAAAAGTACCAGCCCTCCCCGCAGTGGATTAATTTGTTCGTGTTTGTCAAGGACCCCGAGAACAAG AACCTTCTGGCCCGTCAGTACGGCCCTCAGGGCAGCTTCACCTTCACCTCCCAGTCTCCGGGAGAGCACCAGATCTGTCTGCACCTCGAGTCCATCCGCTTCTCCCTCTTCTATGATGGCAAGCTG GCTATTCACTTGGACATGAAGTTGGGTGAACACACCAATGATTATGCAGAATTTGCGGCCAAAGACAAGCTGACCCAGCTGCGTCTGCGTGTACAGCAGCTGGTGGAACAGGTGGAGCAGATCCAGAAGGAGCAGGAGTACCAGCGG TGGCGAGAGGAGCGCTTCCGGCAGACCAGCGAGAGCACCAACCAACGGGTGCTGTGGTGGTCCATTCTGCAGACCCTCATCCTTGTGGCCACTGGCATCTGGCAGATGCAACACCTCAAGAACTTCTTTAAAGCCAAGAAACTGGTGTAG
- the LOC109434255 gene encoding transmembrane emp24 domain-containing protein 9 isoform X2, giving the protein MGRARGLGLSLPLLLGQLLALLGGGGALYLEVRELEEKCFIQEIPDGTVVIGNYKTELYDPAMEKYQPSPQWINLFVFVKDPENKNLLARQYGPQGSFTFTSQSPGEHQICLHLESIRFSLFYDGKLAIHLDMKLGEHTNDYAEFAAKDKLTQLRLRVQQLVEQVEQIQKEQEYQRWREERFRQTSESTNQRVLWWSILQTLILVATGIWQMQHLKNFFKAKKLV; this is encoded by the exons ATGGGCCGAGCGCGGGGGCTCGGATTGTCCCTGCCGCTGCTGCTGGGGCAGCTGCTGGCGCTGCTGGGCGGCGGCGGCGCGTTGTACCTTGAGGTCCGCGAGCTGGAGGAGAAGTGCTTCATCCAGGAGATCCCCGATGGCACCGTGGTCATAG GTAATTACAAGACCGAGCTATACGATCCCGCTATGGAAAAGTACCAGCCCTCCCCGCAGTGGATTAATTTGTTCGTGTTTGTCAAGGACCCCGAGAACAAG AACCTTCTGGCCCGTCAGTACGGCCCTCAGGGCAGCTTCACCTTCACCTCCCAGTCTCCGGGAGAGCACCAGATCTGTCTGCACCTCGAGTCCATCCGCTTCTCCCTCTTCTATGATGGCAAGCTG GCTATTCACTTGGACATGAAGTTGGGTGAACACACCAATGATTATGCAGAATTTGCGGCCAAAGACAAGCTGACCCAGCTGCGTCTGCGTGTACAGCAGCTGGTGGAACAGGTGGAGCAGATCCAGAAGGAGCAGGAGTACCAGCGG TGGCGAGAGGAGCGCTTCCGGCAGACCAGCGAGAGCACCAACCAACGGGTGCTGTGGTGGTCCATTCTGCAGACCCTCATCCTTGTGGCCACTGGCATCTGGCAGATGCAACACCTCAAGAACTTCTTTAAAGCCAAGAAACTGGTGTAG